The region GGCGGCGGCGACCGGCGTGTCCGCGAAGACGAGGGTGTCCCGGGGCTCCAGCGCGAGGTTGCGATCGGCGGTGGCGCGGGCGGCGTCGGCCGGCACCAGGGCGACGAGCGGGCGCCCGTCGGCCTCGCTCACGATCACGACATGGCCGGCGGCCTTCCCCCAGGGCACACGGGTGGCCGTGCCGCTGAGCCGCCAGCTCCCGCCGGCGCGGCTCAGGCGCAGGCGATCGTCAGGCCTCACCGGCGCGAGCGTGAGCGGGCCGTGCGGCACCTCCAGGCCGGCGCCGGCCAGAAGCCACCCGGCCACGATGGTCTCGGCCAGCGGCACGGGCGCCGCGTGACGGCCGGCCGCCCGCACCACCACGTAAGCATCGGCCCAGGTCCCGCCGGCGCCGCCGCCCGCTTCGGGAACGAGCGGCAGCGTGAGCCCGCCTTCCTCCAGCGCCTGCCAGAGGCGGTCCGGCCAGGTTCCCTGCTCGGCGGCCTCCAGCGACTCCTTCGTCACCAGGTCGGTGAAGAGCCGGGTGACCATATCGGCCAGCAGCGTTCCGAGCTCGCTCATCTCAGACCCAGCCCCCGGGCGATGATGCCGCGCAGCACCTCGCGCGTGCCGCCGCGCAGGGAGAACGACGGCGCCCGCTGCACCAGGTAGCCCAGCACCTGCTGGAGATCGCTGCCGCTGGTCGTGGTCGGCTCGAGATCCAGGAGGGCGTGGACAGCCTCCGGGATCTCCTGCTCGAACGTGGTGCCCACGTCCTTGACCAGGGCGGCTTCGAGATTCGGGTTCTGGCCGGCCTCGAGCATCCCCGCCACCGATAGCGACATCTGGCGCAGCGTGGCCAGGTGCGCCACCAGGCGCCCGATCACGACGAGCCCGCGCTCGTCGGGCTCCTTGCCGACGTGGCGGATCAGCTCGATCAGCAGCGCGATGCTCGAGAGATAGCGCTCGGGCCCGCTGCGCTCGAAGGCGAGCTCGGTGGTGACCTGCTTCCAGCCGTCGCCCTCGGCGCCCACGCGCAGGTCTTCCGGCACGAAGACGTCCTGGAAGACCACCTCGTTGAAGTGATGCGAGCCGGCCAGGTCGATGATCGGTCGGATCGTGA is a window of Candidatus Methylomirabilota bacterium DNA encoding:
- a CDS encoding acyl-CoA dehydrogenase family protein — protein: MSELGTLLADMVTRLFTDLVTKESLEAAEQGTWPDRLWQALEEGGLTLPLVPEAGGGAGGTWADAYVVVRAAGRHAAPVPLAETIVAGWLLAGAGLEVPHGPLTLAPVRPDDRLRLSRAGGSWRLSGTATRVPWGKAAGHVVIVSEADGRPLVALVPADAARATADRNLALEPRDTLVFADTPVAAA